A region of Ovis canadensis isolate MfBH-ARS-UI-01 breed Bighorn chromosome 19, ARS-UI_OviCan_v2, whole genome shotgun sequence DNA encodes the following proteins:
- the XIRP1 gene encoding xin actin-binding repeat-containing protein 1 isoform X2, which yields MASAQMQVAPTPTIPMAATEDLPPPPPPALEDLPPPPPKESFSKFHQQRQASELRRLYKHIHPELRKNLAEAVAEDLAEVLGSEEPTEGDVQCMRWIFENWRLDAIGDHEKPPAKESVPGGNVQATSRKFEEGSFTNSVNQEPAGPRPSGGDVRAARQLFETKPLDALTVRAEAPEATVREPAASGDVQGTRMLFETRPLDRLGSRPSTQEQSPLELRSEIQELKGDVKKTVKLFQTEPLCAIQDSEGAIHEVKAAYREEIQSNAVRSGRWLFETKPLDAINRDPSQVRVIRGISLEEAARPDVSATRWIFETQPLDAIREILVDEQDFQPSPDLIPPGPDVQQQRRLFETRALDTLKGEEEDRAEVPPKEAVVPGDVRSTLWLFETKPLDTLRDNVQVGHLQRVGPQEGERFTNERLSNADPSAPTLSQGAPERDGVKGDVKTFKNLFETLPLDSIGQGEALAPGSLHRAEGTNSAGQSQDTGSPVYAMQDAKGHLHALTSVSREQVVGGDVQGYKWMFETQPLDRLGRSPSTVDVVRGITRQEVVAGDVGTARWLFETQPLEVIHQREQQERQEEEGKPQGGPQPEAPHKGDVKTIRWLFETCPMSELAERQGSEVTDPTSKARSCTWMFAPQSPDWPEGSKEQHLEVSQVQAGERQTERHVFETEPLQASGHPCGRGPVRYCSRVDIPSGQVSRQKEVFQALEAGKREDQGPREIPEPIPAGSVHKFTWLFENCPMGSLAAESIRGGNFQEEQPVGPSGKGVPERQETAAEGTLRTLHATPGVLHHGGILMEARGPGELCLARYVLPGPGQGSPHVRKEELVSGELPRIVRQVLRQADVDQQGLLVQEDPAGQLHLKPLKLPAPGSSGSIEDMDPEFQQLLACGLGTSAGRTGLVMQETEQGLVALTAYSLQPRPASRAPERSSVQLLAGCINKGDLSGLHSLRWEPPADSSSVPASEGAQKLPPAESIIHIPPLDPGVGMGHLRGPGATPCAPQATGKAVSLAGEEKQEGRCTGQKGMTALGKSEGAMTMPPGPRFPDLQVTMQSRRTATAEAQSLQQQARSKHKPGPTPGAASMPTQDGLPQAPATGAAQSNSRPLVGGNPRIPAAPSKLL from the exons ATGGCCAGTGCCCAGATGCAGGTGGCCCCCACCCCAACCATCCCGATGGCAGCTACAGAGGACCTGCCCCCCCCTCCACCACCTGCCCTGGAGGACCTACCGCCGCCGCCACCCAAGGAGTCCTTCTCCAAGTTCCACCAGCAGCGGCAAGCCAGCGAGCTCCGCCGCCTCTACAAGCACATCCACCCCGAGCTCCGCAAGAATCTGGCTGAGGCCGTGGCCGAAGACTTGGCTGAGGTCCTGGGTTCCGAGGAGCCCACCGAGGGCGATGTCCAGTGCATGCGCTGGATCTTTGAGAACTGGCGGCTGGATGCCATTGGGGACCatgagaagccacctgccaaggaGTCCGTGCCCGGTGGCAACGTCCAGGCCACCTCCCGCAAGTTTGAGGAAGGCTCCTTTACTAACAGCGTAAACCAGGAGCCGGCCGGACCTCGGCCATCCGGAGGGGACGTGCGTGCAGCCCGCCAGCTGTTTGAGACGAAGCCGCTGGATGCGCTGACGGTTCGTGCTGAAGCACCAGAGGCTACAGTGAGGGAGCCTGCAGCCAGCGGAGACGTCCAGGGTACCAGGATGCTCTTTGAGACACGGCCACTGGACCGCCTTGGCTCCCGCCCCTCCACCCAGGAGCAGAGCCCCTTGGAGCTGCGCTCAGAGATCCAGGAGCTGAAAGGCGATGTGAAGAAGACGGTGAAGCTGTTCCAAACAGAGCCGCTGTGTGCCATCCAGGACTCAGAGGGCGCCATCCACGAGGTCAAGGCCGCCTACCGGGAGGAGATCCAAAGCAATGCAGTGAGGTCTGGCCGTTGGCTCTTCGAGACCAAGCCTCTGGACGCCATCAACCGGGACCCCAGCCAGGTGCGGGTGATCCGCGGGATCTCCCTGGAGGAGGCGGCCCGGCCCGATGTCAGCGCGACTCGCTGGATCTTTGAGACACAGCCCCTGGATGCCATCCGGGAGATCTTAGTGGATGAGCAGGACTTCCAGCCATCCCCGGACCTTATCCCTCCTGGTCCAGATGTTCAGCAGCAGCGGCGTCTGTTTGAGACCCGAGCATTAGACACTCTCAAGggggaagaggaagacagagcagAGGTCCCACCCAAAGAGGCAGTGGTCCCCGGGGACGTCCGCTCCACCCTGTGGCTATTTGAGACAAAGCCCTTGGACACCCTCAGAGACAATGTCCAAGTGGGTCACCTGCAGCGGGTGGGTCCCCAGGAGGGCGAGAGGTTCACAAATGAGCGTCTATCCAATGCTGACCCCTCAGCACCAACCCTCTCTCAGGGTGCCCCCGAGAGGGATGGGGTGAAGGGAGATGTGAAGACTTTCAAGAACCTTTTTGAGACCCTTCCCCTGGACAGTATCGGGCAGGGCGAAGCTTTGGCCCCTGGGAGCTTACACAGAGCAGAAGGAACCAATTCCGCTGGGCAGTCCCAGGACACAGGGTCCCCAGTGTACGCCATGCAGGACGCCAAAGGTCACCTCCATGCCCTGACCTCCGTCAGCAGAGAACAGGTAGTCGGAGGTGACGTGCAGGGTTACAAGTGGATGTTTGAGACACAGCCCCTAGACCGACTCGGCCGAAGCCCCAGTACCGTCGATGTGGTGCGGGGCATCACCCGGCAGGAAGTGGTGGCTGGAGATGTGGGCACTGCCCGGTGGCTGTTTGAGACACAGCCCCTGGAGGTAATCCACCAACGGGAGCAGCAGGAACGacaggaagaagaaggaaagccTCAGGGAGGCCCTCAGCCCGAAGCACCCCACAAGGGTGACGTGAAGACCATCCGCTGGCTGTTCGAGACGTGCCCGATGAGTGAGCTGGCCGAGAGGCAGGGGTCAGAGGTCACAGACCCCACAAGCAAGGCACGGTCGTGCACCTGGATGTTCGCGCCCCAATCCCCGGACTGGCCAGAAGGCTCCAAGGAGCAGCACCTTGAGGTGAGCCAGGTCCAGGCTGGGGAAAGACAGACGGAGAGACACGTCTTTGAGACTGAGCCTCTGCAGGCCTCAGGCCACCCCTGTGGAAGGGGGCCTGTGCGGTACTGCAGCAGAGTGGACATCCCCTCCGGGCAGGTGTCTCGTCAGAAGGAGGTTTTCCAGGCTCTGGAGGCAGGCAAGAGAGAAGACCAGGGacccagggaaatccctgagcCCATTCCAGCGGGCTCAGTACACAAGTTCACCTGGCTCTTTGAGAACTGCCCCATGGGCTCCCTGGCAGCTGAGAGCATCCGAGGGGGCAACTTCCAGGAAGAACAGCCCGTGGGTCCCTCGGGCAAGGGGGTGCCGGAGAGGCAAGAGACTGCAGCCGAGGGGACCCTGCGGACGCTGCATGCCACGCCTGGCGTCCTGCACCATGGAGGCATCCTCATGGAGGCCCGAGGGCCAGGGGAGCTCTGCCTTGCCAGGTACGTGCTcccaggcccagggcagggcagcccccACGTTCGGAAAGAGGAGCTGGTGTCTGGGGAGCTTCCCAGGATCGTCCGCCAAGTGCTGCGCCAGGCAGACGTGGACCAGCAGGGGCTGCTGGTGCAGGAGGACCCCGCGGGCCAGCTTCACCTCAAGCCGCTGAAGCTGCCAGCGCCAGGCAGCAGCGGGAGCATCGAAGACATGGACCCTGAGTTCCAGCAGTTGCTGGCTTGTGGCCTCGGGACCTCGGCGGGGAGGACGGGGCtggtgatgcaggagacagagcAGGGCCTGGTGGCGCTGACTGCCTACTCCCTGCAACCCCGGCCAGCCAGCAGGGCGCCCGAAAGGAGCAGTGTGCAGCTGCTGGCCGGCTGCATAAACAAAGGAGACCTGAGTGGCCTGCACAGTCTGCGGTGGGAGCCGCCGGCTGACTCAAGTTCAGTGCCAGCCAGCGAGGGGGCCCAGAAGCTGCCCCCGGCTGAGAGCATCATCCACATTCCCCCACTGGACCCTGGCGTGGGGATGGGGCATCTGAGAGGGCCAGGGGCCACCCCCTGTGCCCCACAGGCCACCGGAAAGGCAGTCTCTCTGGCTGGGGAAGAAAAGCAGGAAGGCAGGTGCACTGGGCAGAAAGGGATGACAGCTTTAGGAAAGTCAGAGGGAGCCATGACTATGCCCCCAGGACCTAGGTTTCCAGACCTCCAGGTCACCATGCAGAGTCGAAGGACAGCAACAGCTGAAGCCCAAAGCCTGCAGCAGCAAGCTCGGAGCAAGCACAAGCCAGGCCCCACCCCTGGGGCCGCCTCTATGCCCACCCAGGATGGGCTTCCGCAAGCACCGGCCACAGGGGCTGCCCAGAGCAACAGCAGGCCTCTGGTGGGAGGCAACCCCAGGATCCCAGCAGCCCCCAGCAAG ctgCTGTGA